A window of the Nisaea acidiphila genome harbors these coding sequences:
- a CDS encoding aminopeptidase P family protein — protein MTPIGERPTHFTRHNGAKAPLPFSTAEYDRRLKGLRTLMDGLGVEAVLFTSMHNIAYYSGFLYCSFGRPFGCVVTRDKCTTVSANIDGGQPWRRSVDENVIYTDWQRNNFWRAVKELIGAAGKIGIEGDHLTLQARDTLAEVGGIKEIVDIAPAAMRQRMVKSPEEIALIREGARVADIGGAAIRDAIRVGAREIDVAIAGRDAMELAIADAFPDSEMRDTWVWFQSGLNTDGAHNPVTMRKLEAGDLLSLNTFPMISGYYTALERTLTLGEPDKDTLRLWEANVAAHELGLSLIKPGARCDRICDEINRFFQEHRLLDYRSFGYGHSFGVLSHYYGREAGLELREDIDTVLEPGMVVSMEPMLWVPEGTPGAGGYREHDILVIGADGAENITGFPYGPGHNIVSV, from the coding sequence ATGACGCCGATCGGCGAACGCCCAACCCACTTCACCCGCCACAATGGCGCGAAAGCGCCACTGCCTTTCTCCACAGCGGAATACGACCGCCGGCTCAAGGGGCTGCGGACACTCATGGATGGCCTCGGCGTCGAGGCCGTGCTGTTCACCTCGATGCACAACATCGCCTACTACTCGGGCTTCCTCTATTGCAGCTTCGGGCGACCGTTCGGCTGCGTGGTGACCCGGGACAAATGCACCACGGTTTCCGCCAATATCGACGGCGGCCAACCCTGGCGGCGCAGCGTCGACGAAAACGTTATCTACACAGACTGGCAGCGGAACAATTTCTGGCGTGCCGTCAAAGAGCTGATCGGCGCTGCGGGTAAAATCGGGATCGAAGGGGATCACCTGACCCTGCAGGCCCGCGACACGCTGGCGGAAGTGGGCGGCATCAAGGAGATCGTCGATATCGCCCCGGCAGCGATGCGCCAGCGCATGGTGAAATCGCCGGAGGAAATCGCCTTGATCCGCGAAGGCGCCCGGGTCGCCGATATCGGCGGGGCCGCCATCCGCGACGCAATCCGGGTCGGCGCCCGGGAAATCGATGTCGCGATCGCGGGACGAGACGCGATGGAGCTCGCCATCGCCGACGCCTTTCCCGACAGCGAGATGCGCGATACCTGGGTCTGGTTCCAGTCCGGGCTCAATACCGACGGCGCACACAATCCGGTCACCATGCGCAAGCTGGAAGCGGGCGACCTGCTCAGCCTCAACACCTTTCCGATGATCTCCGGCTATTACACCGCGCTGGAGCGCACTCTCACCCTCGGCGAGCCGGACAAGGACACGCTCCGGCTCTGGGAGGCGAATGTCGCGGCGCACGAGCTCGGGCTTTCCCTGATCAAGCCGGGCGCGCGCTGCGACCGGATCTGTGACGAGATCAACCGGTTCTTCCAGGAGCATCGCCTGCTCGACTACCGTTCTTTCGGCTATGGCCATTCCTTCGGCGTGCTCTCGCATTACTACGGTCGGGAAGCGGGCCTGGAGCTGCGCGAGGACATCGATACGGTCTTGGAGCCCGGAATGGTCGTCTCCATGGAGCCGATGCTCTGGGTTCCCGAAGGCACGCCCGGGGCCGGCGGCTACCGGGAGCACGATATCCTGGTGATCGGTGCCGACGGCGCGGAGAACATCACCGGGTTCCCCTACGGACCCGGCCACAACATAGTCTCCGTCTGA
- a CDS encoding MFS transporter produces the protein MTSIIPLVPLLLSIAILLMGNGLQGTLLPVRAGMEAFGSVEIGILGSAYFLGFMAGCLYGPRVVRVVGHIRTFTGMVAVASTVVLIHALVLEPIIWWSLRAITGFCFAVLYMVVESWLNEKSTNQNRGLVFSVYTIINLTVITVGQLLLMTADPKSFPLFAFASILVSIAAVPVALTRIDQPAPLEVVQLRLLRLFRISPVGVVGCIAVGVANGAFWSLAPVYALNAMGDSAVSSVAIFMSIVVIAGAIGQYPLGRLSDRIDRRLVIIGACLGSATAGIGMVLLAAYIPFGVFVFGFMFGLFAFPIYALSVAHLNDFITEPSDYVEAASGLLLVFAIGAIAGPTLASAVIDLVGIQYLFAFTATVHILAAAFCAYRMNVRAPAPVEDHIAFNDAVVLAQTTAAVDPLSPEDGETGETAPDEKPAV, from the coding sequence ATGACGTCGATCATCCCCCTCGTTCCGCTGCTTCTCAGCATTGCAATCCTGCTCATGGGCAACGGCCTGCAGGGCACGCTTCTGCCTGTCCGTGCGGGCATGGAAGCCTTCGGCTCGGTCGAGATCGGCATTCTCGGTTCGGCCTATTTTCTCGGCTTTATGGCCGGCTGCCTCTATGGACCGCGTGTGGTGCGGGTTGTGGGCCATATCCGCACCTTTACCGGCATGGTGGCGGTCGCCTCGACCGTGGTGCTCATCCATGCGCTGGTGCTGGAGCCGATCATCTGGTGGAGCTTGCGGGCGATAACCGGTTTCTGCTTCGCGGTGCTCTACATGGTGGTCGAAAGCTGGCTGAACGAGAAATCGACCAACCAGAACCGAGGCCTCGTCTTCTCCGTCTATACGATCATCAACCTGACCGTCATCACGGTCGGCCAGCTGCTGTTGATGACCGCGGATCCGAAGAGCTTCCCGCTCTTCGCCTTCGCCTCGATCCTGGTTTCTATCGCAGCCGTACCCGTGGCGCTGACCCGCATCGACCAGCCGGCTCCGCTGGAGGTCGTTCAGCTCCGGCTCTTACGGCTGTTCCGTATCTCGCCGGTCGGCGTCGTCGGCTGTATCGCGGTCGGCGTCGCGAACGGCGCCTTCTGGTCCCTGGCGCCGGTCTACGCCCTGAACGCAATGGGGGACAGCGCCGTCTCCAGCGTTGCCATCTTCATGAGCATCGTGGTGATCGCCGGCGCCATCGGGCAATACCCGCTCGGCAGGCTCTCCGACCGCATCGACCGGCGCCTCGTCATCATCGGCGCCTGCCTCGGCTCCGCGACCGCCGGAATCGGCATGGTCCTGCTCGCCGCCTACATTCCTTTCGGGGTGTTCGTCTTCGGATTCATGTTCGGGCTGTTCGCGTTTCCCATATACGCACTCAGCGTCGCGCATCTAAACGACTTCATCACCGAGCCGTCCGATTATGTGGAAGCCGCCAGCGGTCTGCTCCTGGTCTTCGCGATCGGTGCGATCGCCGGACCGACACTGGCCTCGGCGGTCATCGACCTGGTCGGCATCCAGTATCTCTTCGCCTTCACTGCCACCGTCCACATTCTCGCCGCCGCCTTCTGCGCCTACCGGATGAATGTGCGGGCCCCGGCGCCGGTCGAAGACCACATCGCCTTCAACGATGCCGTGGTCCTCGCCCAGACCACGGCGGCGGTCGACCCGCTCAGCCCGGAAGATGGCGAAACAGGGGAAACCGCCCCGGACGAAAAGCCCGCCGTCTAA
- a CDS encoding cation-translocating P-type ATPase, whose translation MLQAAEADSETGVVFNTGPLSPGEVRGLPPEAFYTRDADAIADNLAVTIGVGLSSEEAAKRLSAYGPNKLKEAEKDSPLVMFAKQLLNPLLIILLIGAVISGFTGHLVDAIAIAVIVVLNATISFLQEYKAEKSLAALSEMAAPMANVRRDGDWKEVPARDLVPGDVLRIKAGDILAADVRLIEANRLQIDEAALTGESEPVNKHDQVISGDEQAVLAERFNMGYSSTLVSNGAGVGLVTGTGMDTEVGHIAGLMASAEQPKTPLQERIESLSKILIGAALIVVAIVVGIGIANGMDAFEMLNTAISLSVAAIPEGMPTIVTIVLTLGSQAMARQNALVRQLSSVETLGTTSVICSDKTGTLTQNQMQVMRLWAGGKAWSLSGDGFDPNGQLLNAEGVAADMAAEDDLRIMLMVSAYCNEARLSEKDGRPSVQGNPTEGALVVAAAKGGISRKQLKEEQKIEHLRSFPFDSTRKMMSVLARLPSGEIVLGAKGAPDVILKRATGIRLSGEELELTDERRAEI comes from the coding sequence ATGCTGCAAGCCGCCGAAGCTGATTCAGAAACCGGCGTAGTCTTCAATACGGGACCGCTATCTCCGGGCGAGGTGCGCGGCTTGCCGCCCGAGGCCTTCTATACTCGTGACGCCGATGCGATCGCCGACAATCTTGCCGTGACGATCGGCGTGGGGCTTTCGAGCGAGGAAGCGGCGAAGCGTCTGTCCGCTTACGGCCCGAACAAGTTGAAAGAAGCGGAGAAAGATTCTCCGCTCGTCATGTTCGCGAAGCAACTTCTCAATCCGCTGCTGATCATTCTCCTGATCGGTGCGGTGATCTCCGGCTTCACCGGTCACCTCGTCGACGCAATCGCGATCGCCGTCATCGTGGTGCTGAATGCGACGATCAGCTTCCTTCAGGAATACAAGGCCGAGAAATCGCTGGCCGCGCTGAGCGAGATGGCAGCGCCCATGGCGAATGTGCGCCGGGACGGCGACTGGAAGGAGGTGCCGGCGCGCGACCTGGTACCCGGCGATGTTCTCCGGATCAAGGCGGGCGACATCCTGGCGGCCGACGTCCGGCTGATCGAGGCCAATCGCCTGCAGATCGACGAGGCGGCCCTGACCGGCGAGTCCGAGCCGGTCAACAAGCACGATCAGGTCATTTCCGGCGACGAGCAGGCGGTCCTCGCGGAACGTTTCAACATGGGCTATTCGAGCACGTTGGTCAGCAACGGAGCAGGGGTCGGGCTCGTCACCGGCACCGGAATGGATACCGAGGTTGGCCATATCGCCGGATTAATGGCCTCGGCGGAACAGCCGAAGACGCCGTTGCAGGAACGCATCGAGAGTCTTTCCAAGATCCTGATCGGGGCCGCCCTGATCGTTGTCGCCATCGTCGTGGGCATCGGGATCGCGAACGGCATGGATGCGTTCGAGATGCTGAACACGGCGATCTCGCTTTCGGTTGCCGCGATCCCGGAAGGAATGCCGACCATCGTCACCATCGTACTTACTCTTGGTTCCCAGGCGATGGCGCGGCAGAACGCGCTAGTGCGGCAACTCAGCTCGGTCGAGACGCTGGGGACGACGTCTGTCATATGCTCCGACAAGACGGGCACTCTTACGCAGAACCAGATGCAGGTGATGCGGCTCTGGGCGGGCGGCAAGGCCTGGAGCCTTTCCGGCGACGGTTTCGATCCGAACGGTCAATTGCTGAATGCGGAAGGCGTGGCAGCCGATATGGCGGCGGAGGACGACCTCCGGATCATGCTCATGGTCTCCGCATATTGTAACGAGGCCCGGTTGAGCGAGAAGGATGGGCGCCCGTCCGTTCAGGGCAATCCGACGGAAGGAGCGCTCGTCGTCGCTGCCGCAAAGGGCGGGATCTCGCGCAAACAGCTGAAGGAAGAGCAGAAGATCGAGCATCTGCGGTCTTTCCCGTTCGATTCTACCCGCAAGATGATGAGCGTTCTGGCCCGGTTGCCCTCGGGCGAGATCGTCCTCGGGGCGAAAGGCGCGCCCGACGTGATCCTGAAACGCGCCACCGGTATCCGCCTGAGTGGCGAGGAACTGGAACTCACCGACGAGCGGCGGGCCGAGATCTAG
- a CDS encoding cation-translocating P-type ATPase, with protein sequence MEKEPAGDDLEHLEDIEKDVILVGIHGIMDPPRPEVPDAIAEAQSAGVRVVMITGDHAVTAKAIAEQIGIRRSEEQTVHTGAELDELTEEQLTETVRHAAVFARVTPEHKLRIVNAMQVNGEVAAMTGDGVNDAPALRSADIGVAMGITGTSVAKDSAALVLLDDNFSTIVTAVREGRRIYDNLLKFIRQALTANVAEVSAILFAFLLMGADPLLTLTPLMILWVNLISDGVPALTLGMEPAEEDIMKRKPRSRAENIFTGGLGQRIILRGLGLGFLTYWVFQRALDGGLAIEYAQTAAFATLIFAQLWHVFDARASTTIFRKNPLGNRALLGAVAFSAGMSLLAIYTPPGNFVLGTEPLSLRHLLEVVTIAALPTLGLSAVKEVFHFRFL encoded by the coding sequence CTGGAGAAGGAGCCGGCCGGCGACGATCTCGAACATCTGGAGGATATCGAGAAGGACGTGATCCTGGTGGGTATCCACGGGATTATGGATCCGCCGCGCCCGGAAGTGCCGGATGCCATCGCCGAGGCTCAGAGCGCGGGCGTCCGCGTCGTTATGATCACCGGCGACCATGCCGTGACCGCAAAGGCGATCGCGGAGCAGATCGGGATCCGCCGTTCGGAGGAGCAGACGGTTCATACCGGAGCCGAGCTCGACGAGCTGACCGAGGAACAGTTAACCGAAACCGTGAGGCATGCCGCCGTCTTCGCGCGGGTGACGCCGGAGCACAAGCTCAGGATCGTCAACGCGATGCAGGTCAACGGCGAGGTTGCGGCGATGACCGGCGACGGGGTGAACGACGCGCCGGCTCTCAGGAGCGCGGATATCGGTGTGGCGATGGGGATCACCGGAACCTCGGTCGCCAAGGACAGCGCGGCGTTGGTGCTGCTCGACGATAATTTCTCGACCATCGTGACGGCGGTCCGCGAAGGCCGGCGCATCTATGACAATCTGCTGAAATTCATCCGTCAGGCTCTGACAGCGAACGTCGCCGAGGTGTCGGCGATCCTCTTCGCCTTCCTGCTGATGGGGGCCGATCCGCTGCTGACCCTGACACCTCTGATGATCCTCTGGGTCAACCTGATCTCGGACGGTGTCCCGGCGCTTACCCTCGGGATGGAACCGGCGGAAGAGGATATCATGAAGCGCAAGCCCAGGAGCCGGGCGGAAAACATCTTCACCGGCGGATTGGGGCAACGGATCATCCTGCGCGGGCTCGGGCTCGGCTTCCTGACCTATTGGGTCTTCCAGCGCGCATTGGACGGGGGGCTTGCGATCGAGTACGCACAGACAGCCGCCTTTGCGACGCTGATTTTCGCCCAGCTCTGGCACGTCTTCGATGCTCGCGCGTCGACGACGATCTTCCGAAAGAACCCGCTCGGCAACCGGGCGCTGCTCGGTGCAGTCGCCTTCTCTGCCGGTATGTCGCTTCTTGCGATCTATACGCCGCCTGGCAATTTCGTGCTCGGAACGGAACCGTTGAGCCTCAGGCACTTGCTGGAAGTCGTCACGATCGCGGCTTTGCCGACACTTGGGCTATCGGCGGTGAAGGAGGTCTTTCACTTCCGCTTCCTCTGA
- a CDS encoding tetratricopeptide repeat protein — protein MSDQSSNLQVLLQRAVSAHGAGNLAEAEGLYRQILAKSPGQPTALYLLGVVALQVGRPDVAAELIEQALKGRPDNAEAHYNLGNAYQALGRDQDAEHCFREAIRLQPDYAQAHYNLGTLRKASGSLEAAEKSFRAAVGHAPGLGQAWCNLGVVLDELGRTLEAVEAYRTGLKATPNLAEGHNNLGNALTRLERGEEALGCYREALSVNPLFGAAYRNLGTTLQTAGAGADAKAPFRKAILLEPGDAENCYNLGTAMEGSGGESEWFRRALAIRPGYTAARYNLGTSYLAGLSFDQARRAFLEVVGQAPLHVQAWGNLGTVAQKLGELFLARSLYRKSLCLEPSQTGLLVNAITVQKDTLDLDGAMKLARGGLAIDPLSPMLLGALGLVWQARGDSRAEPLLRCAIIAAPDEVPQYLNLALALKENHKIQDAELPLRRARIIGPDEALVLGYLGLHLADATHFDEAFDLSTRAVERQPGNPDLHKMLLFFLHYIPELDSERFMAAYRRFDEEIGGPLRRHWRPHRNRRDQDKRIKLGYVGASYQRHSSTSFFLPLLRHHDHDRFEIYNYAFYSVRGDKFTEQMQALSDHWVPTFGIGDHDLAERIRTDEIDILVDLAGHTKGNRLAVFAEKPAPVSMHWLDHGVTTGLSAIDYFLGDPVFTPEGSGEWFSENVWNLPRLVFPYEPLDTDTEVAAAPALANGYVTFGIVSRSIRINENVIRLWSTILKQMPDTRIAVFSQSCRDPAVAEEFESRFAAFGVARERLNIGFCPKAADAHAQIDILLDCFPHNAGVTFYECVYMGLPAVTLRGNPAIGTLGSSMLTQLGHPEWIAETEEDYVRIACDLASNIERLALQRRNLRQEMERSPLMDGPAFARDFENACRAMWANWCASS, from the coding sequence ATGTCCGATCAATCTTCCAATCTTCAGGTACTCCTGCAACGTGCGGTGAGTGCGCATGGAGCTGGCAATCTCGCCGAGGCGGAAGGTCTTTACCGCCAGATACTGGCTAAGAGCCCGGGGCAGCCGACAGCGCTCTATCTTCTCGGGGTCGTCGCTCTTCAGGTCGGTCGGCCGGACGTCGCGGCAGAGCTGATCGAGCAAGCATTGAAAGGCCGGCCCGACAACGCAGAGGCGCACTACAATCTCGGCAATGCTTATCAAGCGCTTGGGCGCGATCAGGATGCGGAACATTGTTTTCGGGAAGCGATCCGCCTGCAGCCCGATTATGCGCAGGCGCATTACAATCTCGGTACCTTGCGGAAGGCCTCCGGATCTCTGGAGGCTGCAGAGAAGAGTTTCCGTGCCGCAGTAGGACATGCGCCGGGGCTCGGCCAAGCTTGGTGCAATCTCGGTGTCGTCCTTGACGAATTGGGGCGCACCCTGGAGGCCGTAGAGGCATACCGGACCGGTTTGAAAGCCACGCCGAATTTGGCCGAAGGCCACAACAATCTAGGCAATGCTCTAACGCGGCTCGAACGAGGGGAAGAGGCCCTTGGCTGCTATCGTGAGGCGCTTTCGGTCAATCCTCTGTTTGGTGCTGCGTATCGCAATCTTGGGACCACGCTGCAGACCGCAGGTGCCGGCGCGGACGCGAAAGCGCCATTCCGCAAGGCAATTCTCTTGGAACCCGGCGACGCGGAGAATTGCTACAATTTGGGAACCGCTATGGAGGGTTCGGGGGGTGAATCCGAATGGTTCCGCAGGGCGCTGGCGATACGGCCGGGCTACACGGCTGCCCGCTACAATCTCGGAACATCCTATCTTGCCGGGCTGTCCTTCGACCAGGCGCGGCGCGCGTTTCTGGAGGTAGTCGGCCAGGCGCCCTTGCATGTGCAGGCTTGGGGAAACCTTGGCACGGTAGCGCAGAAACTCGGCGAGCTGTTTCTGGCCAGGTCGCTTTACCGCAAATCCCTGTGCCTTGAGCCGAGCCAAACGGGTTTGCTGGTCAACGCGATCACTGTCCAGAAAGACACGCTGGATCTTGATGGCGCGATGAAATTGGCGCGTGGCGGCCTCGCCATCGATCCGCTTTCTCCGATGCTCCTGGGCGCTCTAGGTCTGGTTTGGCAGGCAAGGGGTGACAGCAGGGCCGAGCCCCTTCTCCGATGCGCGATCATCGCTGCGCCCGATGAGGTTCCGCAATATTTGAACCTCGCGCTGGCGCTAAAGGAAAATCATAAGATTCAAGACGCGGAGCTCCCTTTGCGGCGGGCACGGATCATTGGCCCGGACGAAGCTCTCGTTCTCGGATATCTCGGCCTGCATCTCGCCGACGCGACGCATTTCGACGAGGCGTTCGACTTGTCGACGCGGGCGGTGGAGCGGCAGCCGGGAAACCCCGATCTTCACAAGATGCTTTTGTTTTTTCTGCATTACATTCCGGAACTGGATTCAGAGCGCTTTATGGCCGCCTATCGACGCTTCGACGAGGAGATCGGAGGTCCGTTGCGGCGTCACTGGCGACCTCATCGAAACCGGCGGGACCAGGACAAGAGAATCAAACTCGGTTACGTCGGGGCCTCATATCAGCGCCATTCAAGCACGAGCTTTTTTCTGCCTTTGCTCCGGCATCACGATCACGACCGATTTGAGATCTACAATTATGCTTTCTATTCAGTGCGCGGCGACAAATTCACCGAGCAGATGCAAGCCCTCTCGGACCATTGGGTGCCCACTTTCGGGATCGGTGACCACGATCTGGCCGAGCGCATCCGTACCGATGAGATAGATATCCTTGTCGATCTTGCCGGTCATACGAAGGGTAACAGACTGGCGGTCTTTGCGGAGAAGCCCGCTCCGGTTTCCATGCACTGGCTCGATCACGGTGTAACCACCGGTCTCAGTGCGATCGATTACTTCCTTGGTGATCCGGTCTTCACGCCCGAGGGGTCGGGTGAGTGGTTCTCCGAAAACGTCTGGAACCTGCCCCGACTGGTATTTCCCTACGAGCCGTTGGACACGGACACCGAAGTCGCCGCGGCGCCTGCTTTGGCAAACGGTTATGTCACCTTCGGCATTGTTTCCCGTTCCATACGAATCAATGAGAACGTTATTCGCTTGTGGTCGACAATCCTCAAGCAAATGCCGGACACGCGGATCGCAGTTTTCAGTCAATCCTGCCGGGACCCGGCGGTTGCTGAAGAGTTTGAGAGCCGATTTGCGGCTTTCGGAGTCGCACGTGAGAGACTGAACATCGGATTTTGCCCGAAAGCTGCCGATGCCCACGCACAGATCGACATTTTGCTGGACTGCTTCCCGCACAATGCTGGCGTCACGTTCTATGAGTGCGTCTATATGGGGTTGCCGGCCGTCACATTACGCGGGAACCCTGCGATCGGAACGCTCGGCAGCTCGATGCTGACACAGCTTGGGCATCCGGAATGGATCGCGGAAACCGAGGAAGATTATGTACGCATCGCGTGCGATCTCGCTTCCAACATAGAACGTTTGGCGCTTCAGCGCCGTAACCTGCGGCAGGAGATGGAACGCTCGCCGCTCATGGATGGTCCCGCTTTCGCACGAGATTTCGAAAATGCGTGCCGCGCGATGTGGGCCAATTGGTGCGCCTCCAGCTAG
- a CDS encoding methyl-accepting chemotaxis protein: MKNINLSTKIPALVGIATALSILVVASFSYFQSARQMEERALAQLEAMSVARMAALRTLFGSVRDDLLIVAANTGSEKALNGFKFGFRLFARKGDPTETLQKLYIEDNPNPVGSKQLLDKAEDDSGYTKYHLENHPWFRKLQEDRGYADVMLIDSDGNIVYSVLKEQDYATNLIEGPWKDTELARTFARLAEAPEAGQVVMTDFVAYEPRGGKPTAFIATPLFVRGEFAGGLFFQIPDQLIDRLMRDTTGMGDTGETILVGADRLLRSSSRVSGEEAVLHAKAETEAAERALAGEEGTVKGVNYLGVSVYSVFKPFEFSGVRWAVLGEMSEAEILGPVRQMRNILAIVGVVMFLLLAGIGYTTARTALRPVVQMTGVMRELSEGNLQVEIPGAGRGDEIGEMAGAVEVFRENMVRNEEMQAEQERSRERREARAKRIEDITQNFDNAVSEALRSVASATTELDSTAQSMANIAENTQSQAGSVAAASTEASANVETVAAAAEQLASSIREIGQQVSESTRISAEASEQAEHTRESMVGLDQAAQKVGEIVGLINDIAEQTNLLALNATIEAARAGEAGKGFAVVASEVKNLANQTAKATEEITAQISAMQNETSSAVSAIGTITETVARVSEIATGIASAVEEQNSATSEISRNVQEAAQGTQMVSSNITSMTEGAEETGTAASQVLQTAREVAQQSNSLNETVRRFLDEVRNA; the protein is encoded by the coding sequence GTGAAAAATATCAATCTGTCGACCAAGATCCCGGCGCTCGTCGGAATCGCGACGGCTCTGTCGATCCTCGTGGTGGCGTCCTTCAGTTATTTCCAGTCGGCGCGGCAAATGGAAGAGCGCGCGCTCGCGCAGCTCGAGGCCATGTCAGTGGCGCGGATGGCTGCGCTGAGGACGCTTTTCGGGTCGGTCCGGGACGACCTCCTGATCGTCGCTGCGAATACCGGATCCGAGAAGGCGCTGAACGGGTTCAAGTTCGGTTTCCGGCTCTTTGCGCGTAAGGGCGATCCGACCGAAACGCTTCAGAAGCTCTATATCGAGGACAACCCGAACCCCGTCGGCAGCAAGCAGCTGCTTGACAAGGCGGAGGACGATTCCGGTTACACCAAGTACCATCTGGAGAACCATCCCTGGTTCCGCAAGCTGCAGGAAGACCGCGGCTACGCCGACGTGATGCTGATCGATTCCGACGGCAACATCGTCTACAGTGTGCTGAAGGAACAGGATTATGCGACGAACCTGATCGAGGGGCCCTGGAAAGACACGGAATTGGCCCGGACCTTTGCCCGTCTGGCTGAGGCCCCGGAGGCGGGGCAGGTCGTGATGACGGATTTCGTCGCCTACGAGCCGCGTGGCGGGAAGCCGACTGCTTTCATTGCCACACCTCTTTTCGTTCGTGGAGAGTTCGCGGGCGGCCTTTTCTTCCAAATCCCGGATCAGCTTATCGACCGTCTCATGCGGGATACGACAGGCATGGGCGATACCGGCGAAACGATCCTCGTCGGCGCCGACCGTCTGCTCCGGAGTTCGTCGCGGGTATCGGGCGAGGAAGCGGTGTTGCATGCCAAGGCAGAGACCGAAGCTGCCGAACGCGCTCTCGCCGGAGAGGAAGGCACCGTGAAAGGTGTCAACTATCTGGGCGTGTCCGTCTATTCGGTGTTCAAGCCTTTCGAGTTTTCGGGCGTTCGCTGGGCTGTGCTCGGAGAGATGAGCGAAGCCGAAATTCTCGGTCCTGTTCGGCAGATGCGGAACATCCTCGCCATTGTCGGAGTGGTGATGTTCCTGTTGCTCGCCGGTATCGGCTACACCACCGCCCGGACCGCGCTGCGACCGGTGGTGCAGATGACAGGAGTCATGCGGGAGCTTTCAGAAGGCAATCTGCAGGTCGAGATCCCGGGAGCCGGCCGAGGAGACGAGATCGGCGAGATGGCGGGGGCTGTCGAAGTCTTCCGCGAGAACATGGTCCGCAATGAGGAAATGCAGGCGGAGCAGGAGCGCTCTCGCGAGCGGCGCGAGGCGCGTGCCAAGCGGATCGAGGACATCACCCAGAATTTCGACAATGCGGTCAGCGAGGCGCTGCGCAGTGTTGCCAGCGCAACCACGGAGCTCGACTCCACCGCCCAATCGATGGCGAACATCGCGGAGAACACGCAGAGCCAGGCCGGCTCCGTCGCCGCAGCCTCGACGGAAGCGTCTGCGAACGTGGAAACGGTTGCCGCTGCAGCCGAGCAGCTTGCCTCCTCGATCCGCGAGATCGGCCAGCAGGTGAGCGAATCCACCCGGATCAGTGCGGAGGCGTCCGAGCAGGCCGAACATACCCGCGAGTCCATGGTCGGGCTCGACCAGGCCGCGCAGAAAGTCGGTGAGATAGTCGGTCTGATCAACGATATCGCCGAGCAGACCAACCTGCTTGCCCTGAATGCCACCATCGAGGCGGCGCGGGCCGGCGAGGCGGGAAAGGGATTCGCCGTGGTGGCGAGCGAGGTGAAAAACCTCGCCAACCAGACCGCCAAGGCGACGGAAGAGATCACCGCCCAAATCTCCGCCATGCAGAACGAGACGAGCAGTGCGGTCAGTGCCATCGGTACCATCACGGAGACGGTGGCGCGGGTGAGCGAGATCGCGACGGGGATCGCTTCGGCTGTGGAGGAGCAAAATTCAGCAACCTCCGAGATCAGCCGCAACGTCCAGGAGGCGGCACAAGGGACGCAGATGGTTTCCTCCAACATCACCTCGATGACGGAAGGCGCGGAGGAAACCGGCACCGCAGCCAGCCAGGTGCTGCAGACCGCACGCGAGGTGGCGCAGCAATCCAACTCGCTGAACGAGACGGTACGCCGCTTCCTGGACGAGGTTCGGAACGCCTGA
- a CDS encoding LysE family translocator: MDLASLLVFAIALALAAGSPGPSLAALVAQVLARGWRAVLPFVMAMWLGELIWLTMAIVGLVAVAEAFHSAFVVIKWLGVGYLSWLAWRMWTVPAETSGKTLPEPRSGIKMFLSGMAVTLGNPKIMVFYLALLPTLIDLGNVSISDWAAISITLVTVLAAIDLSYVVLAAGARNLMRSPRAVRIANRASATVMGGAAIAIALRD; encoded by the coding sequence ATGGACTTGGCCTCGCTGCTGGTATTCGCCATCGCTCTCGCGCTCGCCGCCGGATCTCCCGGGCCGAGCCTTGCCGCGCTCGTCGCGCAAGTTCTGGCGCGCGGCTGGCGGGCTGTCCTGCCGTTCGTGATGGCGATGTGGCTCGGCGAGTTGATCTGGCTGACAATGGCGATCGTCGGACTTGTGGCCGTGGCCGAGGCGTTTCATTCCGCCTTCGTCGTCATCAAATGGCTCGGCGTCGGGTATTTGTCCTGGCTTGCCTGGAGGATGTGGACGGTACCGGCGGAAACTTCGGGCAAGACGCTGCCGGAACCGCGCAGCGGCATCAAGATGTTCCTCTCGGGAATGGCGGTCACCCTCGGAAATCCGAAGATCATGGTTTTCTACCTTGCTCTGCTGCCGACCCTGATCGATCTGGGCAACGTCTCAATCTCCGATTGGGCGGCGATCTCGATCACGTTGGTTACAGTGCTCGCGGCTATTGACCTCAGCTATGTCGTGCTGGCGGCCGGGGCCCGAAACCTGATGCGCAGCCCCCGGGCGGTGCGGATCGCAAACAGGGCGAGTGCTACGGTGATGGGCGGCGCGGCGATCGCCATCGCGCTTCGCGATTAG